The following coding sequences are from one Luteolibacter arcticus window:
- a CDS encoding retropepsin-like aspartic protease, protein MKRTLFAALLLALSPVVSAQDAAGAVEYRDFVGPGGKPISAVIVDKTDTEVVLLLKNGKRTTVALDKLGPLDRDYISSWSKEKAVFLQKCRNLTIRQVLELRGYESFVFRFENNSIFIDGKLNGTPGKFLIDTGAGTSLLHIPFAKTANCEVGPLDEVIRGVAGEAPAGWTDVPTVAFGESVFKGRKILATDLTNGLPEGSKAPEDAILGADILSQLDAVISYPERRIFLRPDKSDEAAVEGVDEAEEGDEAVAFRIFKTKDNQTYRGKVTSKTPTVVTLSLVGGKTLQVPVSKLQPADAEYVSNWSEAGAFFLQHCQSLKIQELLELRKYQSFEYERRGNHIFVDGTLNDNKVTYMIDTGADGTCLHIEAAKKYGCEVGPLDVWVYGIGGKAPAAVTMIPKLTMGDAVLTNRKILSTDLNRGGGAEAMGHVGLFGADFMRELEAVITYRENRIFLIQRAMPVAPVDPKK, encoded by the coding sequence ATGAAACGCACTCTTTTCGCTGCCCTGTTGCTTGCCCTTTCGCCGGTCGTTTCCGCCCAGGACGCCGCCGGTGCCGTCGAGTACCGCGACTTTGTCGGTCCTGGCGGCAAGCCGATCTCGGCTGTGATCGTGGACAAGACCGACACCGAGGTGGTCCTGCTCCTGAAGAACGGCAAGCGCACCACGGTGGCGCTCGACAAGCTCGGCCCGCTCGATCGCGACTACATCTCCTCCTGGAGCAAGGAGAAGGCGGTCTTCCTGCAGAAGTGCCGAAATCTGACCATTCGCCAGGTCCTCGAGCTGCGCGGCTACGAGTCCTTCGTCTTCCGCTTCGAGAACAACTCGATCTTCATCGACGGCAAGCTCAACGGGACGCCCGGCAAGTTCCTCATCGACACCGGTGCCGGCACCAGCCTGCTCCACATTCCCTTTGCCAAGACCGCCAATTGCGAGGTCGGGCCGCTGGATGAAGTGATCCGTGGCGTGGCCGGCGAGGCTCCGGCTGGCTGGACCGACGTGCCGACCGTGGCCTTCGGCGAGTCTGTTTTCAAAGGGCGCAAGATTCTCGCCACGGACCTGACCAATGGCTTGCCCGAGGGCTCGAAGGCACCGGAGGACGCCATCCTCGGCGCAGACATCCTGAGCCAGCTCGATGCGGTGATCTCCTATCCTGAGCGCCGCATTTTCCTGCGCCCGGACAAGTCCGACGAAGCAGCGGTCGAAGGCGTGGATGAAGCCGAGGAAGGCGACGAGGCGGTGGCCTTCCGGATTTTCAAGACCAAGGACAACCAGACCTACCGGGGCAAGGTGACCTCCAAGACCCCGACGGTGGTCACCCTGAGCTTGGTCGGTGGCAAGACCTTGCAGGTGCCCGTTTCAAAGTTGCAGCCGGCCGATGCCGAGTATGTCTCGAACTGGAGCGAGGCCGGGGCCTTCTTCCTCCAGCACTGCCAGAGTCTCAAGATCCAGGAGCTGCTGGAGCTTCGCAAATACCAGTCCTTCGAGTACGAGCGCCGGGGCAATCACATCTTCGTGGATGGCACGCTCAACGACAACAAGGTCACCTACATGATCGACACCGGTGCCGACGGCACTTGCCTGCACATCGAGGCGGCCAAGAAGTACGGTTGTGAAGTCGGCCCGTTGGATGTGTGGGTCTATGGCATTGGTGGCAAGGCACCCGCCGCCGTCACGATGATCCCGAAGCTCACCATGGGCGACGCCGTGCTGACCAACCGCAAGATCCTCTCCACCGATCTCAACCGCGGAGGCGGAGCCGAGGCAATGGGTCACGTCGGGTTGTTCGGTGCCGATTTCATGCGCGAGCTGGAAGCCGTGATCACCTATCGCGAGAACCGGATCTTCCTTATACAGCGCGCCATGCCAGTGGCCCCGGTGGATCCGAAGAAGTGA
- a CDS encoding type II secretion system protein GspG gives MRFPSPMIVAVMIGSFAPRVEATNVGVGTIEQPVNLGAFADPASIPLGPVAMESNYGYDTHSIISAPRPSLFGAMEWKEGTALDQNLAHVFGIVVDPQDSTQVPAKPVNLRVKAWPAPAYSPYTREQVMAATLQCLLRSTNATPKFPLQIEVICDNPADKSWADKFAGRYVVLADPEEPPIAPTPVPGCRVETDRSGIARVVFPGVTKTAATPARPPVLIPFRPRSEDESERPTWYLLPVWTGDTYDKPLNILGQPYTLYYDRFNPSDSANPQLNALFEGGSWLHWSIHESPTGTAAFLGFGLIDPGNLAAFLHAVVFSVQPSAAKPLTITLSSNGRTPPQYFQDCLDAGGWVSSQHGDSPALTGTFVLSPETNTLVQGSIPGVTVVRDRNKLIRLTAPTEEELKDTEELRSKREQVRDDSDVLGAALDAYRITSGAYPTEQQGFAALVERPRGAPLPRRWVKLIESVPVDPWGRPYRLVIREKAGNPQAIIASQGPDPAITSDDIEVPIKAEHE, from the coding sequence ATGCGCTTCCCCTCCCCCATGATCGTCGCGGTGATGATCGGCAGCTTCGCCCCCCGGGTCGAAGCGACCAATGTCGGCGTTGGCACCATCGAGCAACCCGTCAATCTCGGCGCCTTCGCGGATCCCGCCTCCATTCCGCTCGGCCCGGTGGCCATGGAGAGCAACTACGGCTACGACACCCACTCCATCATTAGCGCTCCCCGGCCCTCCTTGTTTGGTGCCATGGAGTGGAAGGAAGGCACCGCGCTCGACCAAAACCTAGCCCACGTCTTCGGCATCGTCGTCGATCCCCAGGACTCGACCCAAGTCCCCGCCAAGCCCGTGAACCTGCGCGTGAAGGCATGGCCCGCCCCAGCCTACAGCCCCTACACCCGCGAGCAGGTGATGGCCGCCACGTTGCAGTGCTTGCTCCGCTCGACGAACGCCACGCCGAAGTTCCCGCTACAGATCGAAGTCATCTGCGACAACCCCGCCGACAAGTCATGGGCAGACAAATTTGCCGGCAGATATGTCGTGCTGGCGGATCCCGAGGAGCCGCCGATCGCGCCCACACCCGTCCCCGGCTGTCGCGTGGAGACCGACCGCTCCGGGATCGCCCGCGTCGTCTTCCCCGGCGTCACGAAAACCGCGGCCACTCCCGCACGTCCGCCGGTGCTGATTCCATTCCGTCCCCGCAGCGAGGATGAGAGCGAGCGGCCGACATGGTACCTGCTCCCGGTCTGGACCGGCGACACCTACGACAAGCCCCTCAATATCCTCGGACAACCCTACACTCTCTACTACGATCGATTCAATCCCTCCGACTCCGCCAACCCGCAGCTCAATGCCTTGTTCGAGGGGGGCTCGTGGCTTCACTGGTCGATCCATGAATCACCCACTGGCACCGCGGCTTTCCTTGGCTTCGGCCTCATCGATCCGGGGAATCTGGCAGCCTTTCTCCACGCGGTCGTTTTCTCAGTGCAGCCCTCCGCCGCCAAGCCGCTGACCATCACCCTGTCCTCAAACGGCAGGACACCCCCGCAGTATTTCCAGGATTGCCTAGACGCTGGCGGGTGGGTCTCCAGCCAGCACGGCGACTCGCCCGCGCTGACCGGCACGTTTGTCCTCTCACCCGAGACGAATACCCTGGTCCAGGGCAGCATTCCCGGCGTCACCGTCGTGCGCGACCGGAACAAACTCATCCGGCTCACAGCCCCCACCGAGGAGGAACTGAAAGACACCGAGGAATTGCGCTCCAAGCGGGAGCAAGTGAGGGACGACAGCGACGTCCTCGGTGCTGCCCTCGACGCCTACCGGATCACCAGCGGTGCCTATCCCACGGAGCAGCAGGGCTTCGCCGCCCTCGTGGAAAGACCGCGTGGAGCCCCGCTCCCCAGGCGCTGGGTGAAGCTCATCGAAAGCGTTCCCGTCGATCCATGGGGACGCCCTTACCGCCTGGTCATCCGGGAGAAGGCCGGCAACCCCCAGGCCATCATCGCCAGCCAAGGCCCCGATCCCGCGATCACCAGCGACGACATCGAGGTCCCGATAAAGGCGGAGCACGAGTGA
- a CDS encoding peptidase U32 family protein yields MHADLTPELLSPAGNWDCARAAVAAGADAIYFGLPKFNARLRADNFTEADLPELMDFLHKHGVKGFIAMNTLIFTGELEAAERQLRLIADAGVDALIIQDLGLAKMAREITPQVELHASTQMTITSPEGLRFIESLFPLERAVLARELSVKEIERFQASSPITDHRSPGTPLEVFVHGALCVAYSGQCLTSESLGQRSANRGECAQACRMPYEIEVDGVLRELGEVRYLLSPQDLAAVDLIPDLVRAGVKSFKIEGRLKTPEYVAAVTRVYRKALDACLSPESTGHQPGSSSLNSQPSTINHQDRYELEMTFSRGLTTGWLGGSNHPYLTHGRFGKKRGPLLGTISACGGTWIELTDRTGIPLKPGDGVVFDAGENRDLEQGAKIWKIEGERIVFHRTFSGINFTRLRPGQTLYKTSDEKLESDIRRFWQTAKLRERKSSLHLTITGKPGELLHVTADCDGRTSSAVSTIPLQIASKHPLSAETLTAQFGRLGDTSYELASLDFLLEGDCHLALSELNRLRRELVETLQQASEETATPRRSATGITVADLLPSPNPQSEIRNPQLSVLCRSLPQVEAALDSGITTIYCDFEDPRRYKEAVALKTSATSHPPSTISLATPRILKPGETGYLKLIERAEPDGVLLRNLAALDYYKHRSDLKKTGDFSLNVANPITAMLLKEAANLDTLTISYDLNIGQVMDLLEGAPPEWFELTLHQHMPMFHMEHCVFCTFLSKGTTYKDCGRPCESHVVHLRDRVGQKHRLMADVGCRNTLFNGRAQTGARFYDDLRTTGLARFRIELLDEDDLGALRTIAAYQDLLSGRTDAATLLDNVKAFEKLGVTEGTLV; encoded by the coding sequence ATGCACGCCGATTTGACGCCCGAACTCCTCAGTCCCGCCGGCAATTGGGACTGCGCCCGTGCCGCCGTGGCCGCCGGGGCGGATGCGATCTACTTCGGCCTGCCCAAGTTCAACGCCCGCCTCCGCGCCGACAATTTCACCGAGGCCGACCTGCCCGAGCTGATGGACTTCCTTCACAAGCACGGCGTGAAGGGCTTCATCGCGATGAACACCCTCATCTTCACCGGCGAGCTTGAGGCCGCCGAGCGCCAACTCCGCCTCATCGCCGATGCCGGGGTCGATGCCCTGATCATCCAGGACCTCGGCCTCGCGAAGATGGCCCGTGAAATCACGCCGCAGGTCGAGCTGCACGCCTCGACCCAGATGACCATCACCTCGCCGGAGGGCCTGCGCTTCATCGAGTCCCTCTTCCCCCTCGAACGCGCCGTCCTCGCCCGCGAACTCTCCGTAAAGGAAATCGAACGCTTCCAAGCTTCTTCACCGATCACTGATCACCGATCACCCGGCACACCTCTGGAAGTCTTCGTCCACGGCGCGCTCTGCGTCGCCTACTCGGGCCAATGCCTCACCAGCGAATCGCTCGGCCAGCGCTCCGCCAATCGCGGCGAATGCGCCCAAGCCTGCCGCATGCCCTACGAGATCGAAGTCGATGGCGTCCTGCGCGAACTCGGCGAAGTCCGCTACCTGCTCAGCCCGCAGGATCTCGCCGCCGTCGACCTCATCCCTGACCTCGTCAGAGCCGGCGTAAAGTCCTTCAAGATCGAAGGCCGCCTCAAGACCCCCGAATACGTCGCCGCCGTCACCCGCGTCTATCGCAAGGCACTCGACGCCTGCCTCTCCCCCGAAAGCACCGGCCATCAGCCCGGCTCTTCTTCTCTCAACTCTCAACCATCAACCATCAACCATCAGGACCGCTACGAGCTGGAAATGACCTTCTCCCGCGGCCTCACCACCGGCTGGCTTGGCGGATCCAATCATCCCTACCTCACCCATGGTCGCTTCGGGAAGAAGCGCGGCCCGTTGCTCGGCACCATCTCAGCCTGCGGCGGAACCTGGATCGAACTCACCGACCGCACCGGGATCCCGCTCAAGCCCGGCGATGGCGTGGTCTTCGATGCCGGTGAAAACCGCGACCTCGAGCAAGGAGCCAAGATCTGGAAAATCGAAGGCGAGCGCATCGTCTTCCACCGCACCTTCAGCGGTATCAATTTCACCCGGCTCCGGCCCGGCCAGACGCTCTACAAGACCTCGGACGAGAAGCTCGAGTCCGACATCCGCCGCTTCTGGCAGACGGCCAAGCTGCGCGAGCGGAAGTCGTCGCTTCATCTCACCATCACCGGCAAGCCCGGCGAGCTGCTCCATGTCACGGCGGACTGCGACGGTCGCACTTCATCCGCCGTCTCCACCATTCCGCTCCAGATCGCGTCCAAGCATCCTCTGAGCGCCGAGACCCTCACCGCTCAATTCGGCCGCCTCGGCGATACCTCTTACGAACTCGCCTCGCTCGATTTCCTGCTCGAAGGCGACTGCCACCTCGCGCTCTCCGAACTCAACCGCCTCCGCCGCGAGCTCGTGGAGACACTGCAACAAGCTTCCGAGGAAACCGCAACTCCCCGAAGAAGTGCCACCGGCATCACAGTGGCCGACCTGTTGCCTTCTCCCAATCCGCAATCCGAGATCCGCAATCCGCAATTGTCGGTCCTTTGCCGCAGCCTCCCGCAAGTGGAAGCCGCCCTCGATTCCGGCATCACCACCATCTATTGCGACTTCGAGGACCCGCGCCGCTACAAGGAAGCCGTCGCGCTGAAAACATCTGCCACCTCCCATCCGCCATCCACCATCTCCCTAGCCACCCCGCGTATCCTCAAGCCCGGAGAAACCGGCTACCTCAAGCTCATCGAACGCGCCGAGCCCGACGGAGTCCTCCTCCGCAACCTCGCCGCGCTCGACTACTATAAGCATCGTAGTGACCTGAAGAAGACCGGCGACTTCTCGCTCAATGTCGCAAACCCCATCACCGCGATGCTGCTGAAGGAAGCCGCGAACCTCGACACGCTGACGATCTCATACGACCTCAACATCGGGCAGGTGATGGACCTGCTCGAAGGCGCGCCACCGGAATGGTTCGAGCTCACGCTGCACCAGCACATGCCGATGTTCCATATGGAGCACTGCGTCTTCTGCACCTTCCTCAGCAAGGGCACCACCTACAAGGACTGCGGCCGGCCCTGCGAAAGCCACGTCGTCCACCTGCGTGACCGCGTGGGCCAGAAGCACCGCCTGATGGCCGATGTCGGCTGCCGCAACACGCTCTTCAACGGCCGCGCCCAGACCGGCGCGCGCTTCTACGATGACCTTCGTACCACGGGCCTGGCGAGATTCCGCATCGAGCTGCTCGATGAGGACGACCTCGGTGCCCTGCGCACCATAGCCGCCTACCAAGACCTCCTCTCCGGCCGCACCGACGCCGCCACCCTGCTCGACAATGTGAAGGCCTTCGAAAAACTCGGCGTCACCGAGGGCACGCTGGTCTGA
- a CDS encoding type II secretion system protein GspG, translated as MRVVGAFVLIAAMALVWFFTLGRPEGAKLARVERDDVVLSNAIGIYIINAGRPPSTEQGLMALVKEPVAGPKPRRWVQVMNKAPTDPWGWPYGYRIVAEGNRGWRYEIRSLGIDGKLQTGDDCASEFQVGTLTGK; from the coding sequence ATGAGAGTCGTCGGCGCATTTGTCCTCATCGCTGCCATGGCGCTCGTGTGGTTCTTCACCTTGGGGCGACCTGAGGGAGCGAAGCTCGCGCGTGTGGAACGTGATGACGTGGTGCTTTCAAACGCGATCGGGATCTACATCATCAACGCGGGACGGCCTCCTTCGACGGAGCAAGGGTTGATGGCATTGGTGAAGGAGCCGGTGGCAGGGCCGAAGCCGCGGCGTTGGGTGCAGGTCATGAACAAGGCCCCGACGGACCCGTGGGGGTGGCCCTATGGTTACCGGATTGTAGCGGAGGGAAATCGCGGGTGGCGCTACGAGATTCGAAGCCTTGGCATCGATGGGAAGTTGCAGACCGGGGATGATTGCGCGTCGGAGTTTCAAGTGGGAACCTTGACAGGCAAGTGA
- a CDS encoding type II secretion system protein GspG — protein MRKSTFYGLATFCAAGSLFFGLVVWLVFFDTGGGASKSMRVEQDFVWMGNALKTYEINAGRPPTPAQGLEALLNEPMTGPKPRRWTQIVKRLPVDPWNTPYRFTLLAPKEREWRWELRSAGPDRDFGSPDDLASEYESGDNLISKAVQAQGNGDSTPSY, from the coding sequence ATGAGAAAGTCCACGTTCTACGGATTGGCGACCTTCTGCGCGGCGGGTTCGTTGTTCTTCGGTTTGGTGGTGTGGCTGGTATTTTTTGATACCGGTGGTGGCGCGTCGAAGTCGATGCGTGTGGAGCAGGACTTCGTGTGGATGGGCAATGCGCTCAAAACCTACGAGATCAACGCGGGACGTCCGCCGACCCCGGCCCAAGGGCTGGAGGCTCTCCTCAACGAACCCATGACGGGTCCGAAGCCGAGGCGCTGGACGCAGATCGTAAAGAGGCTGCCAGTGGATCCCTGGAATACACCTTATCGCTTCACCCTTTTGGCACCCAAGGAACGGGAGTGGCGCTGGGAGCTTCGCAGTGCTGGGCCGGATCGGGATTTCGGTAGTCCCGATGACTTGGCGAGCGAGTATGAGTCGGGTGACAACCTTATCTCAAAGGCTGTGCAGGCTCAAGGGAACGGGGATTCTACTCCCTCGTATTGA
- a CDS encoding RNA-binding S4 domain-containing protein: protein MSEAVRVDKWLWAVRLFKTRNQAAKACEANRVKCGEKILKPASELKGGELLELPWPEGPGTRTVRVLGLIEKRVGAPEARLACEEITPPEVIEQRKIWSESRLHRLEGDQGRPTKKDRREIEKHRGFFE from the coding sequence ATGAGCGAGGCGGTGCGTGTGGACAAGTGGCTGTGGGCGGTGCGGTTGTTCAAGACCCGCAACCAAGCGGCGAAGGCGTGCGAGGCGAACCGGGTGAAGTGCGGTGAGAAAATCCTCAAGCCAGCGTCGGAGCTGAAAGGGGGCGAGTTGCTTGAGCTGCCGTGGCCGGAAGGGCCGGGGACGCGGACGGTGCGGGTGCTTGGGCTGATCGAGAAACGCGTCGGCGCGCCGGAAGCGCGGCTGGCCTGCGAGGAAATCACGCCGCCGGAGGTGATCGAGCAGCGCAAGATCTGGAGCGAGAGCCGGCTGCATCGCCTCGAAGGCGATCAAGGGCGGCCGACCAAGAAAGACCGCCGCGAGATCGAGAAGCACCGCGGATTCTTCGAGTAA
- a CDS encoding TPM domain-containing protein, with protein MIHRGAGLCPHCGFGIAEMDARHGGDNVSLRRLADVAGLMRSRERGKVQSALDGFCRRFPQLFFAVYTGSAQGGGNLRQFGFWLLNRAAFEDVPVDRPNEAGILLVIDPEAKSAALTWGYQLDPFLTEEDTFVCLSRAHAYFLEGRFAEGTVRLVEQLGKVLCKRAAQARRDPERFERKVAPPPRTGEIARRIREGHRQVPVKPTEVIP; from the coding sequence GTGATCCACCGAGGAGCGGGTCTGTGCCCGCACTGCGGGTTCGGCATCGCGGAGATGGATGCGCGGCACGGCGGGGACAACGTTTCGCTGCGCCGGCTGGCGGACGTTGCCGGCCTGATGCGCAGCCGCGAACGGGGCAAGGTGCAGTCGGCGCTCGATGGTTTTTGCCGGCGCTTCCCGCAGTTGTTTTTCGCCGTCTATACCGGCTCGGCGCAGGGCGGGGGAAATCTGCGCCAGTTTGGATTCTGGCTGCTGAATCGCGCGGCCTTCGAGGACGTGCCGGTGGACCGGCCGAATGAGGCGGGCATCCTGCTGGTCATCGATCCCGAAGCGAAGTCCGCCGCGCTGACCTGGGGCTACCAGCTCGATCCATTTTTGACCGAGGAGGACACCTTCGTATGCCTCAGCCGGGCGCATGCCTATTTTCTGGAAGGTCGCTTCGCGGAAGGAACGGTGCGGCTGGTCGAGCAACTCGGCAAAGTCCTGTGCAAGCGCGCCGCCCAGGCGCGCCGCGATCCGGAGCGCTTTGAGCGCAAGGTGGCACCGCCGCCGCGGACCGGGGAAATCGCCCGGCGAATCCGCGAGGGACATCGCCAAGTGCCGGTGAAACCGACGGAGGTGATTCCGTGA
- a CDS encoding TPMT family class I SAM-dependent methyltransferase: MTDWDERWRQGDTPWEKGYAAPPLSEYLESGATELHRARRVLVPGCGSGHDVRELARHGIGASGLDLSAAAVERARQETPAGGEDYVCGDLFEADWRIGREFDAVWEHTCFCAIDPSLRPAYAKAMAEILPVGGHLTGVFFLTPWDPGEAEQGPPFAASREEILTLFAPWFVLKDERMPTKAYPGREGREWLAVLERCPNPGVAEAAPIA, encoded by the coding sequence ATGACCGACTGGGACGAGCGCTGGCGGCAGGGCGACACGCCGTGGGAAAAAGGCTACGCGGCGCCGCCGCTCAGCGAGTATCTGGAGTCAGGCGCGACCGAGTTGCACCGCGCCCGCCGGGTGCTGGTACCGGGCTGCGGCAGCGGGCACGACGTGCGGGAGTTGGCGCGGCATGGAATCGGGGCGAGCGGCCTCGATCTTTCGGCGGCAGCGGTCGAGCGGGCCCGGCAGGAGACCCCGGCTGGGGGCGAGGACTACGTCTGTGGCGACCTTTTCGAGGCGGACTGGCGGATTGGCCGCGAGTTCGACGCGGTGTGGGAGCACACGTGTTTTTGCGCAATCGATCCCTCGCTGCGCCCGGCGTATGCGAAGGCGATGGCGGAAATCCTGCCGGTGGGCGGGCATCTCACCGGGGTGTTTTTCCTGACGCCGTGGGATCCGGGTGAGGCGGAGCAGGGCCCGCCTTTTGCGGCGTCGCGGGAGGAAATACTGACTCTGTTTGCGCCGTGGTTCGTGCTGAAGGACGAACGGATGCCGACGAAAGCCTATCCCGGCCGGGAGGGACGGGAGTGGTTGGCGGTGTTAGAGCGCTGCCCGAACCCCGGAGTTGCGGAGGCGGCTCCGATTGCATAG
- a CDS encoding S1C family serine protease — MTDYSSGLLLGVFTGLLLFSTQAEAARPYINDKKAPEGRHDLEVIQKHLTEALPATRKATVCIDLGEGSGSGVVVTADGLILTAAHVSGGVGKEFTVIFEDGKKAKAESLGLVSTSDCAMARITEPGTWPHVEIDREDSAKLGDWVYSLGHSGGFDKERGVNVRLGRLVQVRDDTVQSDCSLIGGDSGGPLFDLNGKLIGIHSRVGQRTQENMHVPIREFLKNWDALQKSEFVGEGPFAKKPEKGKGFLGIGTAVRPEGGLSVDKVGRESPAEKAGLKAGDILLKMDGVDLKSKEQFQDLLKEKAPDDRVALELLRDGKPETLTLRLGER, encoded by the coding sequence ATGACGGATTACTCTTCTGGCCTTCTGCTCGGCGTGTTCACCGGTTTGCTGCTGTTTTCCACGCAGGCCGAGGCGGCCCGGCCCTATATCAATGACAAGAAGGCTCCCGAGGGTCGCCACGATCTGGAGGTGATTCAGAAGCATTTGACGGAGGCCTTGCCGGCGACCCGCAAGGCTACGGTGTGCATCGACCTCGGCGAAGGCTCCGGCAGCGGCGTGGTGGTGACGGCGGATGGCCTGATCCTCACTGCGGCGCACGTCTCGGGGGGGGTGGGGAAGGAATTCACGGTGATTTTTGAAGACGGCAAGAAGGCGAAGGCCGAGTCGCTCGGGCTGGTCTCGACCAGCGACTGCGCCATGGCGCGGATCACCGAGCCCGGCACTTGGCCACACGTCGAGATCGACCGCGAGGACTCTGCCAAGCTGGGCGACTGGGTCTATTCGCTTGGCCACTCGGGCGGCTTCGACAAGGAGCGCGGCGTGAATGTCCGCCTCGGCCGGCTGGTGCAGGTGAGGGATGACACGGTGCAGTCCGATTGCTCGCTCATCGGCGGCGATTCGGGCGGCCCGCTCTTCGACCTGAATGGCAAGCTGATCGGGATCCACTCACGCGTCGGCCAGCGCACGCAGGAGAACATGCACGTGCCGATCCGCGAGTTCCTGAAGAACTGGGACGCCCTGCAAAAGAGCGAGTTCGTCGGCGAAGGTCCCTTTGCGAAGAAGCCGGAGAAGGGGAAGGGATTCCTCGGCATCGGCACGGCAGTTCGTCCCGAAGGCGGCCTGAGCGTCGATAAGGTCGGCCGCGAATCGCCTGCCGAAAAGGCCGGGCTCAAGGCGGGTGACATCCTGCTCAAGATGGACGGTGTGGACCTCAAATCGAAGGAGCAGTTCCAGGATTTGCTGAAGGAAAAGGCTCCCGATGACCGGGTGGCCCTCGAACTGCTCCGTGACGGCAAGCCCGAAACTCTCACCCTGCGACTTGGTGAACGCTAA
- a CDS encoding S1C family serine protease gives MNAKAISAVLLLATGLASAAQTLETTYRTNGSAVQAAFEPVRIVLQDCSAVIQRGRKEIAYGTVMSADGFILTKASELGDASGLSVAIGDKVYPDPELLSTDPAWDVALLKVPAEGLKPANLALDQPDPARGTWVVANGATTRTQRRIQIGIIAATAREIPHAGGPVLGVSFEEKNKKLVVTEIAEKSGAATAGVEKDDVLLLADGEKIKNAEGLGELVNKHHVGDQMSLTVERKGKKMEFKIELKGRSDVFGEELTRNDVMSGRFSERRSGFPRVIQHDIIADRHRIGGPVLDLDGRCLGMNIARANRCETFAIPASDLKSIADRLMSQAK, from the coding sequence GTGAACGCTAAAGCTATCTCCGCCGTCTTGCTGCTGGCCACCGGATTGGCATCCGCGGCTCAGACACTCGAAACGACCTACCGCACCAACGGGTCGGCCGTTCAAGCCGCTTTCGAGCCGGTGCGCATCGTGCTGCAGGACTGCAGCGCTGTCATCCAGCGCGGGCGCAAGGAAATCGCCTACGGCACGGTGATGTCTGCCGACGGTTTCATCCTCACCAAGGCTAGTGAGCTGGGAGATGCCAGCGGCCTCTCGGTCGCCATCGGCGACAAGGTTTATCCGGATCCCGAGCTGCTTTCGACCGATCCCGCGTGGGATGTGGCCTTGCTGAAGGTTCCCGCGGAAGGTCTGAAGCCGGCCAACCTGGCGCTGGATCAGCCCGACCCCGCCCGGGGCACGTGGGTCGTCGCGAATGGCGCGACCACCCGCACCCAGCGGCGGATCCAGATCGGCATTATCGCGGCTACCGCCCGTGAGATCCCCCATGCGGGCGGCCCGGTGCTTGGCGTTAGCTTCGAGGAGAAGAACAAGAAGCTGGTGGTCACCGAGATCGCCGAAAAGAGCGGTGCCGCGACCGCCGGTGTCGAGAAAGACGACGTGCTGCTGCTTGCCGACGGTGAGAAGATCAAGAATGCGGAAGGCCTTGGCGAACTGGTCAACAAGCATCACGTCGGCGACCAGATGTCCCTGACCGTCGAGCGAAAGGGCAAGAAGATGGAGTTCAAGATCGAGCTCAAAGGCCGTAGCGATGTCTTCGGCGAGGAACTCACTCGCAACGACGTGATGAGCGGCCGCTTCTCCGAACGCCGCAGTGGTTTCCCCCGGGTCATTCAGCACGACATCATTGCAGACCGTCACCGGATCGGCGGTCCTGTGCTCGACCTCGATGGCCGCTGCCTCGGCATGAACATCGCCCGCGCGAACCGCTGCGAGACTTTTGCCATCCCGGCGAGCGACCTGAAGAGCATCGCTGACCGGCTGATGTCGCAGGCGAAGTGA